TCGTGGACCGCCCAGCCACCCCGTCCGTGCGCGAGCAGGACGGAGTCGAGCAGCGTGTAGTCGGAGACGTACGTGGCGAGGCAGACGTGGAGCAGCGGTTCGTCGACGGCGCCGCCGAGCTTGCCGTTCGTACGGAACCAGACCTGGGAGCGCGGTTCGCGGGGCTCGCCGAACCTGCCGTAGGGCGGGTCGTCGACGTAGCGGATGTCGACGGCCTCGCGGGACTGCAAAAACCTCTCGACGACCGCCGCGTCCAGATGCGCGTACTGGGGGAGCTGTTCCTCGGCCGTGGGGAGGGTCGCCGGGTCGGGGGCGGCGGGCATGGGGGCCTGGTGGTCGAGGCCCTCCTCGTGCGCCTGGAAGGACGCCGAGAGGTGGAAGATCGGCTGCCCGTGCTGGATCGCGACGACCCGGCGGGTGGTGAAGGAACGGCCGTCGCGGATGCGGTCGACGGTGTAGACGATCGGCGCGCCGGGGTCGCCCGGGCGCAGGAAGTACGAGTGGAGCGAGTGCGCGGGGCGGTCCGGGGGGACCGTGCGCCCGGCGGCGACGAGCGCCTGGGCCGCCACCTGCCCGCCGAAGACGCGCGGGACGATGGCGGGCCGGGACCGGCCGCGGAAGATGTTCTCCTCGATCTGCTCAAGGTCGAGCAGATCGAGGAGAGACTGAAGTGCCTGACTCATGCAGTCATTTCTACGGGTCAGTGATTGCGAAAGCCTCGTGGACTCGTGTCCTTAGAGGCCCATGTCCTTCGCGATGATCGACTTCATGATCTCGCTGGTGCCGCCGTAGATCCGGTTGACGCGGTTGTCGGCGTACAGACGGGCGATCGGGTACTCGTTCATGAAGCCGTAGCCGCCGTGCAGCTGGAGGCAGCGGTCGATCACGCGGTGCGCGACCTCGGTGCAGAACAGCTTGGCGCTGGCGGCCTCGGCCGGGGTCAGCTCGCCCGCGTCCAGCGCCTCGGTGGCGCGGTCGGCGACGGCCTCGGCGGCGTCCACCTCGGCCTTGCAGGCGGCCAGCTCGAACTTGGTGTTCTGGAAGTGCGCGACCGGCTTGCCGAAGACGACGCGCTCCTGGACGTACTGCTGGGCGAACCGGACGGCGGCCTTGGCCTGCGCGTAGGCGCCGTAGGCGATGCCCCAGCGCTCGGAGGCGAGGTTGTGGCCGAGGTAGGAGAAGCCCTTGTTCTCCTCACCGAGGAGGTTCTCGACGGGCACCTTGACGTCGACGAACGCCAGCTCGGCGGTGTCGGAGGTCTTCAGGCCGAGCTTGTCCAGCTTGCGGCCGATCGAGTAGCCCTCGGACTTGGTGTCCACCACGAGGAGGGATATGCCGTGGCGGCGGTCCTCGCTGCTGGGCGCGTCGGTGCGGGCGCAGACGATCATCTGGTCGGCGTGGACGCCACCGGTGATGAAGGTCTTGGAGCCGTTGAGGACGTAGTGCGTGCCGTCCTCGCTCAGCTTGGCGGTGGTCTTCATGCCCGCGAGGTCGGAGCCGGTGCCCGGCTCGGTCATCGCGATCGCCCACATCTCCTCACCGGAGACAAACTTCGGCAGGTAGCGCTTCTTCTGCTCGTCGTTGGCGAGCAGTTTGACGTACGGCAGACCGAGCAGCACGTGCACACCGGAGCCACCGAAGGACACACCCGCGCGCGCGGTCTCCTCGTACAGGATGGCCTCGAACTTGTACGAGTCGATGCCGGCGCCGCCGTACTCCTCGTCGACGCGGATGCCGAAGACGCCCAGCTCGGCGAGCTTGTAGTAGAAGTCACGCGGCGCCTGGCCGGCGGCGAACCACTCGTCGTAGACGGGAACGACCTCGGCCTCGATGAAGGCGCGAATGGTCTCCCGGAACGCCTCGTGGTCCTCGTTGAACACAGTACGGCGCACGGCCCGCACCTCTCTCTTCCAGATCGCTTCCCGACGGCTAAGCGCTTGCTCAGATCAACCGTACCCGCGAGTACGAATCGCCGTCCAGAGGAGTCGCGCCGTAACGCTCATCACTCCCCCGCCGCGCCGAACGCGCCGCGCGCCATTCGGTGCAGCAGGCCGGCCGTGACGGCCCGGCCCGGGAGGCCGCCCGGGCGGCCCAGGTGGGGGGTCGAGTTCAGCAGGCCGAAGACCGAGTGGACGGCCGAGCGGGCAGCCGGTTCGGGCAGCTCCGGGTACACCTCGCGCACCACCTCCACCCACAGCTCGACGTACTGCCGCTGAAGCTGGCGCACCAGCTTGCGGTCGCTGTCGCGCAGGCGGTCCAGTTCGCGGTCGTGGAGGGTGATCAGGGGGCGGTCGTCGAGGGCGAAGTCGATGTGACCCTCGATGAGGGAGTCGAGGAGCGCCTCGGGGTCCCCGCCGGCCTCCGCGACCCGCCGCTTGCCGCCGGTCAGAAGCTGGCCGCTGATACCCACCAGCAGCTCGGCGAGCATCGCGTCCTTGCCCGGGAAGTGGCGGTACAGGCCGGGGCCGCTGATGCCCACGGCCGCCCCTATCTCGTCCACACCCACACCGTGGAAACCGCGCTCGGCGAAGAGCCTCGCGGCCTCCTTGAGGATCTGTTCGCGGCGGGTCGGGGCGTCGGTTCTCGTGGCCATGCAAATGATTCTAGACACGGAGGTTAGCGGTCGTTAACCTGAAGGGGTTGGGTTAACGCTCATTAACTTGTCGACCATCAGCCAACCACTGGGTGACCTGGGTAAGGGGACCGCAGGATGCAGGAGGCACCGGAGCTCCACAGCGCGGCGGACCCCGCGTCGGAGGCCTGGCGGGCCAACGAGGCGGCTCACCGCGCGCTGGTCGAGGAACTGCGCGGAAAGCTGGCCGCGGCCCGGCTGGGCGGGGGCGAGAAGGCCCGGAACCGGCACACCGCGCGCGGGAAGCTGCTTCCCCGGGAGCGGGTCGACCGGCTCCTCGACCCCGGGTCGCCCTTCCTGGAGCTCGCTCCCCTCGCCGCCGACGGGATGTACGAGGGGCAGGCGCCCGCCGCCGGTGTCATCGCCGGGATCGGCCGGGTCAGCGGGCGTGAGTGCGTGATCGTCGCCAACGACGCCACCGTCAAGGGCGGCACGTACTACCCGATGACCGTCAAGAAGCATCTGCGCGCGCAGGAGGTCGCCCTCGACAACCGGCTTCCCTGCATCTACCTCGTGGACTCCGGGGGCGCCTTCCTGCCCATGCAGGACGAGGTCTTCCCCGACCGTGACCACTTCGGGCGGATCTTCTTCAACCAGGCGCGGATGTCCGGCGCCGGCATTCCGCAGATCGCCGCCGTGCTGGGGTCCTGCACGGCCGGCGGTGCCTACGTTCCCGCCATGAGCGACGAAGCCGTCATCGTCCGCAACCAGGGGACCATCTTCCTGGGCGGGCCTCCGCTGGTGAAGGCCGCCACGGGTGAGGTCGTCACCGCCGAGGAGCTGGGCGGAGGGGATGTCCACGCGCGCGTGTCGGGCGTCACCGACCATCTCGCCGAGGACGACGCGCACGCCCTGCGCATCGTCCGCAACATCGCCGCCACCCTTCCCGCGCGCGGGCCACTGCCCTGGGACGTCCGGTCCTCCGTCGAGCCCAAGGTCGACCCCCACGGGCTCTACGGCGCCGTGCCCGTCGACTCCCGCACCCCCTATGACGTACGGGAGATCATCGCGCGCGTGGTCGACGGTTCCGGTTTCTCGGAGTTCAAGGCCGAGTTCGGGCAGACCCTCGTCACCGGCTTCGCCCGTATCCACGGCCACCCGGTCGGGATCGTCGCCAACAACGGCATCCTGTTCTCCGAATCCGCCCAGAAGGGCGCCCACTTCATCGAGCTGTGCGACCAGCGCGGCATCCCCCTGCTGTTCCTCCAGAACATCTCCGGCTTCATGGTGGGCCGGGACTACGAGGCGGGTGGCATCGCCAAGCACGGCGCCAAGATGGTCACGGCCGTGGCCTGCACACGCGTACCCAAGCTGACGGTCGTGGTCGGCGGGTCGTACGGGGCCGGCAACTACTCGATGTGCGGCCGGGCGTATTCGCCGCGCTTCCTGTGGATGTGGCCCGGCGCCAAGATCTCGGTCATGGGCGGCGAGCAGGCCGCGTCCGTCCTCGCGACCGTCAAGCGGGACCAGTTGGAGGCCCGCGGGGAGACCTGGCCGGCGGCCGACGAGGACGCCTTCAAGGACCCGATCCGCGCGCAGTACGAGCGCCAGGGCAACGCCTACTACGCGACGGCCCGGCTCTGGGACGACGGGGTCATCGACCCGCTGGAGACCCGCCAGGTACTGGGACTCGCTCTCACCGCCTGCGCCAACGCGCCGCTGGGTGACCCCCAGTTCGGCGTCTTCCGGATGTGAGGGGCTCCACGACGATGAAAGGCACGATGAAGGGCTTCAGCACGATGTTCGACACAGTCCTCGTGGCCAACCGGGGCGAGATCGCCGTACGCGTCATCCGTACGCTGCGCTCCCTCGGGGTGCGCTCGGTGGCCGTTCACTCCGACGCGGATGCCGACGCCCGGCACGTCCGGGAGGCCGACACGGCGGTACGGATCGGGCCGGCGGCAGCGGCGGAGAGCTATCTGTCCGTCCCCCGTCTCCTCGAAGCCGCCGCCCGCACCGGCGCGCAGGCGGTGCACCCCGGGTACGGCTTCCTCGCCGAGAACGCCGCCTTCGCGCGCGCGTGCACCGAGGCAGGGCTGGCGTTCATCGGCCCCCCGGCGGACGCGATCGCCCTCATGGGCGACAAGATCCGCGCCAAGGAGACGGTCCGGGCGGCCGGGGTCCCGGTGGTCCCCGGGTCGAGCGGCAGCGGCCTCACGGACGCCGAACTGGCCGACGCGGCACGGGAGATCGGCATGCCCGTGCTCCTCAAGCCGAGCGCGGGCGGCGGCGGCAAGGGTATGCGGCTGGTCAGGGACGCTGCCGCCCTGGGCGAGGAGATCGCCGCCGCGCGGCGCGAGGCCCGCGCCTCCTTCGGCGACGACACGCTCCTCGTCGAACGGTGGGTGGACCGGCCCCGGCACATCGAGATCCAGGTCCTGGCCGACGCCCATGGGGATGTGGTGCACCTGGGCGAGCGCGAGTGCTCGCTCCAGCGGCGCCACCAGAAGCTCATCGAGGAGGCGCCCAGCGTGCTCCTCGACGAGCGGACCCGGGCCGCGATGGGCGAGGCGGCGGTCCAGGCGGCGCGCTCGTGCGGGTACGAGGGCGCGGGCACGGTCGAGTTCATCGTCCCTGGCAGCGACCCGTCGTCGTACTACTTCATGGAGATGAACACCCGCCTCCAGGTCGAGCATCCGGTGACGGAGCTGGTCACCGGCCTCGACCTGGTGGAATGGCAGCTGCGGGTGGCGGCGGGCGAGCCCCTGTCCTTCGGACAGGAGGAGATCCGCCTGACCGGGCACGCCGTGGAGGCCCGTATCTGCGCGGAGACGGTCTCCGTGCGGGAGGGCGCGCGAGGGTTCCTGCCGTCCGGCGGCACCGTGCTCGCCCTGCGCGAACCCTCCGGTGACGGCGTACGCACCGACTCCGGACTGAGCGAGGGCACGGAGGTCGGTTCGCTGTACGACCCGATGCTGTCCAAGGTGATCGCGTACGGCCCCGACCGGGCGACGGCGCTCAGAAAGCTCCGGGCGGCCCTCGCGGAGACGGTCACGCTGGGCGTGCCGACGAACGCCGGTTTCCTGCGCCGCCTTCTCGCCCATCCGGCGGTCGTGGCGGGGGAGTTGGACACGGGGTTGGTGGAGCGCGAGGTCGACTCCCTCGTCCCGGACGGCGTTCCGGAGGAGGTCTACGAGGCGGCGGCGGCCGTACGACAGGAGGCGCTGCGGCCGAAGGCGACGGAGGGCGGCTGGACGGACCCCTTCTCCGTGCCGAGCGGCTGGCGGCTGGGGGGCACGCCCAAGCCGCCGGCCTTCTGGCTGCGGGTGCAGGACCCCGTGGAGTACGTCCCCCGTGGCACCCACACGGTCACCGACACCCAGGTGTCCGTGGTCCTGGACGGCGTCCGGCACACCTTCCACCGCGCCGCCGACTGGCTCGGCCGGGACGGCGACGCGTGGCAGGTGCGCGACCACGACCCGGTGGCGGCCTCGCTCACCGGCGCCGCCCACGCGGGAGCCGACTCGCTGACCGCCCCGATGCCCGGCACGGTGACGGTGGTCAAGGTGGCGGTCGGGGACGAAGTGGCCGCCGGTCAGAGCCTGTTGGTGGTCGAGGCGATGAAGATGGAGCACGTCATCGCCGCCCCGCACGCGGGCACGGTCGCCGAGCTGGACGTCACCCCGGGGACGACCGTCGCCATGGACCAGGTACTCGCCGTGATCACGCCTGTGGATTCCCTGCCACAGCCCTCGGCAGAGGAGGAGAAATGACGCTTCCCATGGTCGTGCCGGCCCCGGATCTGCCCGCGCGGGTCAGGATCCACGAGGTCGGCGCACGTGACGGGCTGCAGAACGAGAAGACGACCGTCCCGACGGAGGTGAAGGCGCAGTTCATCCGCCGCCTGGCCGCCGCGGGCCTGACGACGATCGAGGCGACCAGCTTCGTCCACCCCAGGTGGGTGCCCCAACTCGCGGACGCGGAGGATCTGTACCCGCAGGTCAGCGATCTGCCCGTACGTCTGCCGGTGCTCGTTCCGAACGAACGCGGGCTGGACCGGGCCCTGGCGCTGGGCGCACGCCAGGTCGCCGTGTTCGCCAGCGCGACGGAGTCCTTCGCGAAGGCCAACCTCAACCGGACGGTCGACGAGGCGCTGGCGATGTTCGAGCCGGTGGTGTCCCGGGCCAAGGCGGAGAACGCGTCGGTCCGCGGCTATCTCTCCATGTGCTTCGGCGACCCGTGGGAGGGCCCCGTGCCCGTCGCGCAGGTCGTCCGGGTGTGCCGGGCGCTGCTGGACACGGGCTGTGACGAACTGAGCCTGGGCGACACGATCGGGGTCGCGACGCCGGGTCATGTGCGGCGCCTGCTGGTCGAGTTGAACGAGGCCTCCGTACCGACGTCGGCCCTTGCCGTGCACTTCCACGACACCTACGGCCAGGCCCTCGCCAACACCCTGGCCGCGCTCCAGCACGGCGTCACCACCGTGGACGCCTCCGCGGGCGGCCTCGGCGGCTGCCCGTTCGCCAAGTCGGCGACCGGCAACCTGGCCACCGAGGACCTGGTGTGGATGCTCCAGGGCCTCGGCATCGAGACCGGAGTCGACCTCGGCCACCTCGTCGCCACGAGCACGTGGATGGCCGACCAGCTCGGCCGCCCGAGCCCGTCCCGCACCGTACGAGCCCTTTCCCACCAGGATTCCGAGGAATCCGCGGAATCCCAGGAGCCGTGAGGACCATGGACCACAAGCTCTCTCCCGAACTGGAAGAACTGCGCCGTACGGTCGAGGCGTTCGCGCACGACGTCGTGGCCCCGAAGATCGGCGACTTCTACGAGCGGCACGAGTTCCCGTACGAGATCGTCCGCGAGATGGGCAGGATGGGCCTGTTCGGACTGCCGTTCCCCGAGGAGTACGGCGGAATGGGCGGCGACTATCTGGCGCTGGGCATCGCGCTGGAGGAGCTGGCGCGGGTCGACTCGTCGGTGGCGATCACCCTGGAGGCCGGGGTCTCGCTGGGCGCGATGCCCATCCACCTGTTCGGCACCGAGGCGCAGAAGCGCGAGTGGCTCCCGCGCCTGTGCGCCGGCGAGATCCTGGGCGCGTTCGGCCTGACGGAACCGGACGGCGGCTCGGACGCGGGTGCGACCCGGACGACGGCACGCCTGGACCCGGACACCGATGAATGGGTGATCAACGGTACGAAGTGCTTCATCACCAACTCCGGCACGGACATCACGGGCTTCGTGACGGTGACGGCGGTGACGGGCCGCAAGCCGGACGGCAGGCCGCTCATCTCCGCGATCCTGGTCCCGTCGGGCACGCCGGGCTTCACGGTCGCGGCGCCGTACTCGAAGGTCGGCTGGAACGCCTCGGACACCCGCGAGCTGTCCTTCGCGGACGTACGGGTCCCGGCCGCGAACCTGATCGGCGAGCAGGGGCGCGGCTACGCCCAGTTCCTGCGCATCCTCGACGAGGGGCGCGTCGCGATCGCGGCGCTGGCGACCGGACTCGCCCAGGGCTGCGTGGACGAGTCCGTGAAGTACGCCAAGGAACGGCAGGCGTTCGGGCGCCCGATCGGCGCCAACCAGGCGATCCAGTTCAAGATCGCGGACATGGAGATGAAGGCCCACACGTCCCGCCTGGCCTGGCGGGACGCGGCCTCCCGTCTGGTCACGGGCGAGCCCTTCAAGAAGGAAGCGGCCCTGGCCAAGCTGTACTCGTCCACGATCGCCGTGGACAACGCCCGCGACGCTACCCAGATCCACGGCGGCTACGGCTTCATGAACGAGTACCCGGTGGCCCGGATGTGGCGCGACTCCAAGATCCTGGAGATCGGGGAGGGCACGAGCGAGGTCCAACGGATGCTTATCGCACGGGAGTTGGGCTTGGGGCTGGAGATGGCGGGCTGAGGCCCACGGACAGGGCCCCGGTGATCGCGGCGGTGTGCCGATAGGCGACCCGGGCCGCCGTGACGACCTGTTCCTGCGCCTCGGGGTCGGTGAGGGCCTGGTTCATACGGGAGGTGAAGCGGGCCCAGCGGTCGCGGTCACCGCTGGTGTAGTAGGCGACGCCGGCTGTGCCGTCGTCCCTTCCGGGCAGGTGGTAGGCGGCGGTGACGTACGGGTGCAGGAAGAGGGCGCCGAGCGTCGAGCCCTCCATGACGTAGAGGAACCCGAGGAGGGAGGGGAGACCGCGAAGGTCGGCCTCGGCTGCCCGCTGCCGTATCTCCGCCGCGAACGCTTCGGCTTCGGCGGCGGCCGAGGGGGCGAGAGCAGTACGTGGCGACGCGGTACTCGGCGACGCGGTACTCGGTGCGGTGCCGAGGTTCGCGAAGTAGGCCAGGTCGCGATCGATGAGGGGGAGTTTGACGAGGTCGGGTGACCATACGCGGTCAGATGCAGCCGACTCCGCGAGCCGGGACAGCTCCCCTTCCAGGGCTCCCAACACCACCCGGTAGGCGGCGAGTTGGCCGACGTACCGCTCGACTGGCAGGGTCCCGGCGAGCATCGCGCTCGCGAACGGGGTGGCCTCCAGGGCGTCGTGCCAGTCACGGGTACTCGTCCGCAGCCGCTCGACCATCGTGACCGGGGCCGCCGTCATGCGCCGCTCCGCTGCAGGAGGGTCTCATGGAGACGGTCGATGAGATGCCCCTTGCGTTCGATGGTGAGGTCGAAGTAGGCCGCGCTGCGGTCGGACCGGCACACCCGGTACACGCTCTCCTTGGCCTCCCGCTTCAGCCGGACCGCTTCGGCGGCGAGTGAGAGAAGCGTCGGCTCCAGTTTCGGATGCCCGAGGACGTACGACTTCAACTGCTCCCCGGAGAGTGCCGGTCGGGACGACTCGGGGTCGAGCAGTTCGAGGAAGACCCGGTTGCTGAGCCCGTCGTAGTCCTCGTGGATCCGGCCGCCGCCGAACTGGGGTACGAAGTCGGTGAGGTCGTTGAACAGCTGGCTCGCCAGGCCGAGTTGGCGCATGGCGGCGTCCAGGGTGTACTGCTCGTCGTCGACGACGCGCAGGGCAGCGAGAGCCGAGTCGAGCGGCATCCGGAAGAGGGTTCCGGTCTTGAGGGCGGCCAGTGACTCCCAG
This genomic interval from Streptomyces sp. B21-083 contains the following:
- a CDS encoding acyl-CoA dehydrogenase family protein — its product is MRRTVFNEDHEAFRETIRAFIEAEVVPVYDEWFAAGQAPRDFYYKLAELGVFGIRVDEEYGGAGIDSYKFEAILYEETARAGVSFGGSGVHVLLGLPYVKLLANDEQKKRYLPKFVSGEEMWAIAMTEPGTGSDLAGMKTTAKLSEDGTHYVLNGSKTFITGGVHADQMIVCARTDAPSSEDRRHGISLLVVDTKSEGYSIGRKLDKLGLKTSDTAELAFVDVKVPVENLLGEENKGFSYLGHNLASERWGIAYGAYAQAKAAVRFAQQYVQERVVFGKPVAHFQNTKFELAACKAEVDAAEAVADRATEALDAGELTPAEAASAKLFCTEVAHRVIDRCLQLHGGYGFMNEYPIARLYADNRVNRIYGGTSEIMKSIIAKDMGL
- a CDS encoding acyl-CoA dehydrogenase family protein; translated protein: MDHKLSPELEELRRTVEAFAHDVVAPKIGDFYERHEFPYEIVREMGRMGLFGLPFPEEYGGMGGDYLALGIALEELARVDSSVAITLEAGVSLGAMPIHLFGTEAQKREWLPRLCAGEILGAFGLTEPDGGSDAGATRTTARLDPDTDEWVINGTKCFITNSGTDITGFVTVTAVTGRKPDGRPLISAILVPSGTPGFTVAAPYSKVGWNASDTRELSFADVRVPAANLIGEQGRGYAQFLRILDEGRVAIAALATGLAQGCVDESVKYAKERQAFGRPIGANQAIQFKIADMEMKAHTSRLAWRDAASRLVTGEPFKKEAALAKLYSSTIAVDNARDATQIHGGYGFMNEYPVARMWRDSKILEIGEGTSEVQRMLIARELGLGLEMAG
- the tesB gene encoding acyl-CoA thioesterase II → MSQALQSLLDLLDLEQIEENIFRGRSRPAIVPRVFGGQVAAQALVAAGRTVPPDRPAHSLHSYFLRPGDPGAPIVYTVDRIRDGRSFTTRRVVAIQHGQPIFHLSASFQAHEEGLDHQAPMPAAPDPATLPTAEEQLPQYAHLDAAVVERFLQSREAVDIRYVDDPPYGRFGEPREPRSQVWFRTNGKLGGAVDEPLLHVCLATYVSDYTLLDSVLLAHGRGGWAVHDVVGASLDHAMWFHRPFRADEWLLYDQESPSASGGRGLGQGRIYTQDGQLAITVIQEGVIRIPRTP
- a CDS encoding acetyl/propionyl/methylcrotonyl-CoA carboxylase subunit alpha, which encodes MFDTVLVANRGEIAVRVIRTLRSLGVRSVAVHSDADADARHVREADTAVRIGPAAAAESYLSVPRLLEAAARTGAQAVHPGYGFLAENAAFARACTEAGLAFIGPPADAIALMGDKIRAKETVRAAGVPVVPGSSGSGLTDAELADAAREIGMPVLLKPSAGGGGKGMRLVRDAAALGEEIAAARREARASFGDDTLLVERWVDRPRHIEIQVLADAHGDVVHLGERECSLQRRHQKLIEEAPSVLLDERTRAAMGEAAVQAARSCGYEGAGTVEFIVPGSDPSSYYFMEMNTRLQVEHPVTELVTGLDLVEWQLRVAAGEPLSFGQEEIRLTGHAVEARICAETVSVREGARGFLPSGGTVLALREPSGDGVRTDSGLSEGTEVGSLYDPMLSKVIAYGPDRATALRKLRAALAETVTLGVPTNAGFLRRLLAHPAVVAGELDTGLVEREVDSLVPDGVPEEVYEAAAAVRQEALRPKATEGGWTDPFSVPSGWRLGGTPKPPAFWLRVQDPVEYVPRGTHTVTDTQVSVVLDGVRHTFHRAADWLGRDGDAWQVRDHDPVAASLTGAAHAGADSLTAPMPGTVTVVKVAVGDEVAAGQSLLVVEAMKMEHVIAAPHAGTVAELDVTPGTTVAMDQVLAVITPVDSLPQPSAEEEK
- a CDS encoding biliverdin-producing heme oxygenase, producing MTAAPVTMVERLRTSTRDWHDALEATPFASAMLAGTLPVERYVGQLAAYRVVLGALEGELSRLAESAASDRVWSPDLVKLPLIDRDLAYFANLGTAPSTASPSTASPRTALAPSAAAEAEAFAAEIRQRAAEADLRGLPSLLGFLYVMEGSTLGALFLHPYVTAAYHLPGRDDGTAGVAYYTSGDRDRWARFTSRMNQALTDPEAQEQVVTAARVAYRHTAAITGALSVGLSPPSPAPSPTPVR
- a CDS encoding SACE_7040 family transcriptional regulator encodes the protein MATRTDAPTRREQILKEAARLFAERGFHGVGVDEIGAAVGISGPGLYRHFPGKDAMLAELLVGISGQLLTGGKRRVAEAGGDPEALLDSLIEGHIDFALDDRPLITLHDRELDRLRDSDRKLVRQLQRQYVELWVEVVREVYPELPEPAARSAVHSVFGLLNSTPHLGRPGGLPGRAVTAGLLHRMARGAFGAAGE
- a CDS encoding carboxyl transferase domain-containing protein, producing the protein MQEAPELHSAADPASEAWRANEAAHRALVEELRGKLAAARLGGGEKARNRHTARGKLLPRERVDRLLDPGSPFLELAPLAADGMYEGQAPAAGVIAGIGRVSGRECVIVANDATVKGGTYYPMTVKKHLRAQEVALDNRLPCIYLVDSGGAFLPMQDEVFPDRDHFGRIFFNQARMSGAGIPQIAAVLGSCTAGGAYVPAMSDEAVIVRNQGTIFLGGPPLVKAATGEVVTAEELGGGDVHARVSGVTDHLAEDDAHALRIVRNIAATLPARGPLPWDVRSSVEPKVDPHGLYGAVPVDSRTPYDVREIIARVVDGSGFSEFKAEFGQTLVTGFARIHGHPVGIVANNGILFSESAQKGAHFIELCDQRGIPLLFLQNISGFMVGRDYEAGGIAKHGAKMVTAVACTRVPKLTVVVGGSYGAGNYSMCGRAYSPRFLWMWPGAKISVMGGEQAASVLATVKRDQLEARGETWPAADEDAFKDPIRAQYERQGNAYYATARLWDDGVIDPLETRQVLGLALTACANAPLGDPQFGVFRM
- a CDS encoding hydroxymethylglutaryl-CoA lyase, with the protein product MTLPMVVPAPDLPARVRIHEVGARDGLQNEKTTVPTEVKAQFIRRLAAAGLTTIEATSFVHPRWVPQLADAEDLYPQVSDLPVRLPVLVPNERGLDRALALGARQVAVFASATESFAKANLNRTVDEALAMFEPVVSRAKAENASVRGYLSMCFGDPWEGPVPVAQVVRVCRALLDTGCDELSLGDTIGVATPGHVRRLLVELNEASVPTSALAVHFHDTYGQALANTLAALQHGVTTVDASAGGLGGCPFAKSATGNLATEDLVWMLQGLGIETGVDLGHLVATSTWMADQLGRPSPSRTVRALSHQDSEESAESQEP